In one Chryseobacterium camelliae genomic region, the following are encoded:
- a CDS encoding helix-turn-helix domain-containing protein gives MSLNERISKVIEYSNLTSSEFADEIDVQRSSISHITSGRNKPSLEFIIKIKSRFPEILWDWLVTGEGQMLKSDLPEAKEIPDEILEEEISKPTSLPDLFTMMNDDEDFGTEETEIRPPKQSPGESFIPPQSTAHEKIFDSQRLESTYQQRTNQVTGNQQNKIKRIVLFYENGKFESFEP, from the coding sequence ATGAGTTTAAACGAGAGAATTTCCAAAGTTATAGAGTATTCTAATCTTACTTCTTCCGAGTTTGCTGACGAGATCGATGTACAGCGTTCTTCTATTTCACACATCACTTCCGGAAGAAACAAACCGTCTCTGGAATTTATCATAAAAATAAAATCACGCTTCCCTGAAATTCTTTGGGACTGGTTGGTAACCGGTGAAGGGCAAATGCTGAAATCCGATTTACCGGAAGCCAAAGAAATTCCTGATGAAATATTAGAGGAAGAAATTTCGAAACCGACTTCCCTTCCCGACCTTTTTACGATGATGAATGACGATGAAGATTTCGGGACGGAAGAAACTGAAATTAGACCTCCAAAACAAAGTCCTGGAGAATCGTTTATACCGCCCCAAAGTACGGCACATGAAAAAATATTCGATTCTCAGCGATTAGAAAGTACATATCAGCAAAGAACAAATCAAGTAACTGGAAATCAACAAAATAAAATAAAACGTATTGTTTTGTTCTACGAAAACGGAAAATTTGAAAGTTTTGAGCCATAA
- a CDS encoding T9SS type A sorting domain-containing protein: MKKTLLSVVILITKLTLAQTYNNGGLSTGATSKSGTAAPAGYTWSEVQNNTGNTTESNTSAGYAGTYSSATANYFLADDFTIPAGQTWNITSVDFFAYQTGYTGTTSPFNTVRVNIFSSDPSVTGAISVFGNDTTNRFSSSTDSNMYRIFNSQVPSPGSAVGTTRKIWKVTANTPVTLAAGTYWIKYQLQNVTVTNAGFLPAVTISGTRGLPAWNAKQNNAAGGAWTSIIDDGTPTTAPDYPMDLPFIITFTSSSLSINEVMQYDNRMQVYPNPIKDIFKINNPEKIKIMEVEVMDMSGKIVKTLKGSEEYNVSDLPKGNYVLKIKSNELTKVTKLIKE, encoded by the coding sequence ATGAAAAAAACTTTACTCTCAGTTGTCATTCTGATAACCAAACTTACACTAGCACAAACCTACAATAATGGTGGATTAAGTACAGGGGCTACTTCCAAAAGCGGCACGGCTGCACCGGCAGGGTATACATGGTCTGAAGTTCAAAATAATACAGGGAATACTACAGAGTCAAATACAAGTGCAGGCTATGCAGGAACCTACAGTTCAGCAACAGCCAATTATTTTCTGGCAGATGATTTTACAATTCCTGCAGGACAAACATGGAATATTACATCTGTTGATTTTTTTGCCTATCAAACCGGCTACACGGGAACCACATCTCCATTTAATACGGTGAGAGTCAATATTTTTAGCTCAGATCCTTCTGTAACAGGAGCAATAAGTGTATTTGGAAATGATACTACCAACAGGTTCAGCTCCAGTACAGACTCTAATATGTATCGAATTTTTAATAGCCAAGTGCCTTCACCGGGTTCTGCAGTAGGAACGACACGAAAAATTTGGAAAGTCACTGCAAATACACCGGTCACCTTAGCGGCAGGAACGTATTGGATTAAATATCAATTACAAAATGTGACTGTTACCAATGCAGGTTTTTTACCCGCAGTAACGATCTCTGGAACGAGAGGTTTACCCGCTTGGAATGCTAAGCAAAATAATGCAGCAGGTGGAGCCTGGACTTCAATTATTGACGACGGAACTCCAACCACAGCGCCGGATTATCCTATGGATTTGCCCTTCATTATTACCTTTACTTCTTCAAGTTTGAGTATAAACGAAGTAATGCAGTATGACAACAGAATGCAAGTCTATCCTAATCCTATAAAAGATATTTTCAAAATTAATAATCCTGAGAAAATAAAAATTATGGAAGTGGAAGTAATGGATATGTCCGGAAAAATTGTAAAAACGTTGAAAGGATCTGAAGAATATAATGTTTCAGATTTACCTAAAGGAAATTATGTATTAAAAATAAAAAGTAATGAATTGACAAAAGTTACAAAACTCATAAAAGAATAG
- a CDS encoding M14 family zinc carboxypeptidase: MNFEQIYQQNPDFPNRYISPEKLFYYLQKNLSDYIQEIGKSYLGKPIYQLTIGTGNIAVLAWSQMHGNESNATHAMLDLIMTLDKASQLKEELFSKIKLDFIFMLNPDGSERWTRLNAAEIDLNRDFHNEASTEIKFLKNAVASKKYDYALNLHEQRTIFTTDGIHPATLSFLAPSEDVERTVTENRKKCMAVIADVYNHLKEIIPNQIGRYSDEFYPTSTGDNFIKAGMPTILFEGGHFVDDYTRQGTRKYYTIALYYALKAISELNFGVDGWETYLSIPENRETHYDIVYRNVKLNTEHECILDVAVQYREIKEEGKDEISFVPFVMEVGDVKQRKGWLEIDCTGKRLVSATKYPKLDEEVNFTIED, translated from the coding sequence ATGAACTTTGAACAGATTTATCAGCAGAATCCTGATTTCCCTAATCGTTATATTTCCCCTGAAAAATTATTTTATTATCTACAGAAGAATCTCAGCGATTATATTCAAGAGATTGGAAAGTCATATTTAGGGAAGCCTATTTACCAATTGACTATCGGAACCGGAAATATTGCTGTTCTCGCATGGTCACAAATGCACGGAAACGAATCGAATGCTACCCATGCAATGCTCGATTTGATAATGACCTTGGATAAAGCTTCTCAATTAAAAGAAGAATTGTTCAGTAAAATAAAGCTGGACTTTATTTTCATGTTAAATCCTGACGGTTCGGAGCGATGGACAAGACTGAATGCCGCAGAAATCGATTTAAACAGAGATTTCCATAACGAAGCAAGTACTGAGATTAAATTTCTTAAAAATGCAGTAGCTTCTAAGAAATACGACTACGCTCTGAATCTGCATGAGCAGAGAACAATTTTTACGACAGACGGAATTCATCCTGCTACATTGTCTTTTTTGGCTCCTTCTGAAGATGTGGAAAGAACGGTGACAGAAAACAGAAAAAAATGCATGGCGGTAATTGCGGATGTGTATAATCACTTAAAAGAAATAATCCCTAATCAGATCGGTAGATATTCAGACGAGTTTTATCCGACTTCTACCGGTGATAATTTCATTAAAGCCGGAATGCCTACTATTTTATTTGAAGGAGGGCATTTCGTAGATGACTATACAAGACAAGGAACGAGAAAGTACTATACGATTGCGCTGTATTATGCTTTAAAAGCAATCAGCGAACTTAATTTCGGGGTTGATGGCTGGGAAACCTACCTTAGCATTCCGGAGAATAGAGAAACCCATTACGATATTGTTTACAGAAATGTAAAACTGAATACAGAACATGAATGCATCTTGGATGTGGCAGTGCAATACAGGGAAATAAAAGAAGAAGGTAAGGATGAGATATCTTTTGTTCCTTTTGTAATGGAAGTAGGAGATGTAAAGCAGCGAAAAGGCTGGCTGGAAATAGACTGTACAGGAAAAAGGTTGGTTTCTGCGACTAAATATCCTAAACTGGATGAAGAAGTAAACTTTACGATAGAAGACTAA
- a CDS encoding acetyl-CoA C-acyltransferase — translation MKEVFIVSAVRTPMGSFMGSLSTVPATKLGSVAVKGALDKIGLDPKLVQEIYMGNVLQAGEGQAPARQVALGAGLSIETPSTTVNKVCASGMKAVSMAAQAIKAGDADVIVAGGMENMSSVPHYYNTRNATKLGDVKMLDGMVLDGLTDVYNKVHMGVCAEKCATDYSITREDQDNFAIESYKRSAKAWSEGKFAEEVVPVSIPQRKGEPVIFAEDEEYKAVNFDRLPTLPTVFKKEEGTVTAANASTLNDGASALILVSKEKMEELGLKPLAKIVSYADAAQEPENFTTAPAKALPIALKKAGLEISDIDFFEFNEAFSVVGLANNKILGLDASKVNVNGGAVALGHPLGSSGSRIIVTLINVLKQNNAKYGAAAICNGGGGASAIVIENM, via the coding sequence ATGAAAGAGGTATTCATTGTTTCCGCAGTAAGAACTCCTATGGGAAGTTTTATGGGAAGCTTATCAACAGTTCCGGCTACAAAATTAGGATCTGTGGCTGTAAAAGGAGCATTAGATAAAATTGGTCTTGATCCGAAATTGGTTCAGGAAATCTATATGGGGAACGTTCTGCAAGCAGGAGAAGGGCAGGCTCCGGCTCGTCAGGTTGCTTTGGGAGCAGGGCTTTCTATTGAAACGCCATCTACTACGGTAAACAAAGTTTGTGCTTCAGGAATGAAAGCGGTTTCTATGGCTGCACAGGCAATTAAAGCAGGTGATGCAGACGTAATCGTTGCAGGAGGTATGGAAAACATGTCTTCAGTTCCTCATTATTATAATACAAGAAACGCTACAAAATTAGGAGACGTAAAAATGTTGGACGGAATGGTTCTTGACGGACTTACAGACGTTTACAACAAAGTTCATATGGGAGTTTGCGCAGAGAAATGTGCAACAGACTATAGCATTACAAGAGAAGATCAGGATAATTTTGCGATTGAATCTTACAAAAGATCTGCAAAAGCTTGGAGCGAAGGAAAATTCGCTGAAGAAGTAGTGCCGGTTTCAATTCCTCAGAGAAAAGGAGAGCCTGTTATTTTTGCAGAAGATGAAGAATACAAAGCGGTAAACTTTGACAGGCTTCCGACTCTTCCTACAGTATTCAAAAAAGAAGAAGGAACGGTAACGGCTGCAAATGCTTCAACACTTAACGACGGAGCTTCTGCTTTGATTCTTGTTTCTAAAGAAAAAATGGAAGAACTGGGGCTTAAGCCTTTAGCAAAGATCGTTTCTTATGCTGATGCTGCTCAGGAACCTGAAAACTTCACTACGGCTCCTGCAAAGGCATTACCAATTGCTCTTAAAAAAGCCGGATTAGAGATTTCAGATATCGATTTCTTCGAATTCAATGAAGCGTTCTCAGTAGTAGGATTGGCAAACAATAAAATCTTAGGGTTGGATGCTTCAAAAGTAAACGTAAACGGTGGAGCAGTAGCTCTTGGTCACCCGCTGGGAAGCTCAGGTTCCAGAATTATTGTTACGTTGATCAATGTTTTAAAACAAAACAATGCTAAATATGGTGCTGCAGCTATCTGTAACGGTGGTGGTGGTGCTTCTGCTATTGTTATTGAGAATATGTAA
- a CDS encoding UbiA family prenyltransferase, which produces MNSEKETFQQKNYISKSLFYRFSQFVGFLLGARFFVAALLTFALYVSTFFLFNQDENFRKFVFDFKVHGIIFCTVLTILAGGIINQFYDFEKDHLVKPFRTRIQSFIKQKYFLYAYLVLSVLSLGVAWMISHRVFFFFVVYQFFMWFYSHKLSRILIINNLTFVSLTLYPFFGMMVYYGTFSKKVLLMAVFLFLILLCIDIVKDTLTKSVDKAFGYITIPNYFKSKNAKIIIIFLLIITMAVSMKLITRTGISGFMAYYFTGGLFVMIFCIYLLMNQFKKSNFLTLNILRFWVFVGIISMLLNGIESKL; this is translated from the coding sequence ATGAATTCTGAAAAAGAAACTTTCCAACAGAAAAATTATATCTCAAAATCTTTATTTTACAGATTTTCACAGTTTGTAGGCTTTCTTTTGGGAGCCCGCTTTTTTGTAGCTGCTTTGCTTACTTTTGCACTCTATGTTTCCACGTTTTTTCTTTTTAATCAGGACGAAAATTTCAGAAAATTTGTCTTTGATTTTAAAGTTCACGGCATCATTTTCTGTACGGTACTTACCATTCTAGCAGGTGGAATTATCAATCAGTTTTATGATTTTGAGAAAGATCACCTGGTAAAACCATTTAGAACCAGGATCCAGAGCTTTATCAAGCAGAAATATTTCTTATATGCTTATTTGGTTCTGAGTGTTCTGTCTTTGGGAGTTGCATGGATGATTTCGCACCGCGTATTTTTCTTTTTTGTGGTATACCAGTTTTTTATGTGGTTTTACAGTCATAAACTGAGCCGCATTTTAATCATCAATAATCTCACTTTTGTAAGCCTCACTTTGTATCCTTTTTTTGGAATGATGGTCTATTACGGAACATTTTCTAAAAAAGTATTGTTGATGGCAGTCTTTCTATTTCTTATTCTTTTATGTATTGATATTGTGAAAGATACATTGACGAAAAGTGTTGATAAAGCGTTCGGATATATTACAATTCCCAATTATTTTAAAAGCAAGAATGCAAAAATCATTATTATTTTTTTGCTCATCATTACCATGGCAGTTTCGATGAAGCTGATTACCCGTACCGGAATTTCGGGCTTTATGGCCTATTATTTTACAGGAGGCTTATTTGTAATGATTTTTTGTATTTATCTTTTGATGAATCAGTTTAAAAAAAGCAATTTTCTTACCCTCAATATATTAAGATTCTGGGTTTTCGTCGGAATCATCTCAATGCTTTTGAACGGAATTGAAAGTAAATTATAG
- a CDS encoding MFS transporter — protein MSEIENQQPQIIKNNPKIMKAWAVYDWANSVYSLVITSTIFPIYYSILTTAYEKKEYVEETKSWIDVPVRHMIKIFGEEYQPDAVYGYSLTISFFIVVLLSPFLSSLADTIGNKKSFLQFFCYLGATSCMGLAMFTGMHNVFLGLLFSITASVGFWGSLVFYNSFLPDIATQDKQDALSARGYVYGYIGSVVLVIICLILIQVVGKGDPQKQLLFTRISFLLTGAWWFGFSQYTFKHLPQFGDVKEKLPKDLVLLNYKNIFKKHEEQGGFFEVLKDNISFYKDIAKESFRELFKVGKDLFKDRNLKFFLSSFFFYSVGMQTIFLMATLFGKSEINLPQDKLIGTLLVIQIEAIIGAVLFSKLSKKIGNKNVITIAIILWIVACIWAFFLNKENPTVEYQFYGVAAVVGLVMGGLQAMSRSTYSKLLPEDSMENTTFFSFYDVLEKLAIIIGTFVFALFIDKYDTLIEIFAKIDIKLPSASGMRFAAFSMALFFFVGMILIRFLNLKTLKEKETL, from the coding sequence ATGTCTGAAATTGAGAATCAACAACCTCAAATCATAAAGAATAATCCAAAAATAATGAAAGCCTGGGCTGTTTATGACTGGGCCAATTCAGTATATTCTCTGGTAATTACATCCACTATTTTTCCTATATATTATTCTATTCTTACCACAGCTTACGAAAAGAAAGAATATGTGGAAGAAACAAAATCCTGGATTGATGTTCCGGTGAGACACATGATTAAGATCTTTGGAGAAGAATATCAGCCGGATGCTGTATATGGATATTCATTGACCATTTCCTTCTTTATTGTGGTATTGCTATCTCCATTTTTATCCTCGTTGGCAGATACCATTGGAAACAAAAAATCATTTTTACAATTTTTCTGTTATTTAGGAGCTACTTCTTGTATGGGATTAGCGATGTTTACAGGGATGCACAATGTATTTTTAGGGCTTCTGTTTAGTATTACGGCGAGTGTCGGTTTCTGGGGAAGTTTGGTATTTTATAACTCGTTTTTACCGGATATTGCGACACAAGATAAACAAGATGCCCTTTCTGCAAGAGGCTATGTTTATGGATATATAGGTTCGGTTGTACTGGTGATAATATGTCTGATATTAATTCAGGTTGTAGGAAAAGGAGATCCGCAAAAGCAGCTTTTATTTACAAGAATAAGTTTCTTATTGACAGGAGCTTGGTGGTTTGGGTTTTCTCAGTATACATTCAAACACTTACCTCAATTTGGAGATGTTAAAGAAAAACTTCCAAAAGATCTGGTGCTTCTGAACTATAAAAACATCTTCAAAAAACATGAAGAACAGGGAGGATTCTTTGAAGTATTAAAAGATAATATTAGTTTTTATAAAGATATTGCCAAAGAAAGTTTCAGAGAATTGTTTAAAGTTGGTAAAGACTTATTTAAAGACAGAAACCTTAAGTTTTTCTTATCAAGTTTTTTCTTTTACAGTGTGGGAATGCAGACCATTTTCCTGATGGCTACGCTTTTTGGGAAAAGTGAAATAAACCTTCCTCAGGATAAGCTGATCGGAACACTATTGGTTATCCAGATAGAAGCGATTATTGGTGCTGTGCTTTTCTCGAAATTATCTAAAAAAATAGGAAACAAAAATGTTATTACCATTGCAATCATTCTTTGGATCGTAGCTTGTATCTGGGCGTTTTTCTTAAACAAAGAAAACCCTACCGTAGAATATCAGTTTTATGGAGTGGCAGCCGTCGTAGGTCTTGTAATGGGAGGTCTTCAGGCAATGTCCAGATCTACTTATTCAAAACTTTTACCTGAAGATTCAATGGAAAATACGACATTTTTCAGCTTCTATGATGTGCTTGAAAAACTGGCAATCATTATCGGGACATTTGTTTTTGCTTTATTTATTGATAAATACGATACCTTAATCGAAATTTTTGCTAAAATTGATATTAAATTGCCGTCTGCTTCCGGTATGAGATTTGCGGCTTTTTCAATGGCATTATTTTTCTTTGTCGGGATGATTTTGATACGTTTCCTTAATCTGAAGACACTTAAAGAAAAAGAAACCCTGTAA
- a CDS encoding mevalonate kinase, giving the protein MTNPLFYAKIILFGEYGMIEDSQGLVVPYSFYKGTLKYSDLNSAFEQKSNAHLLKYSDYLADLSLSGDFKLDIDRFKKDISNGLFFDSNIPQGYGVGSSGALVAAIFEKYSVKKLNPETISKENLKNLKAVFGEMESYFHGKSSGMDPLICYMNLPILIENKENLDKVSIPEGQTGKGAIFLIDSGITGETGPMIQIFFEKMKTEGFRKTLKEEFIRYNNACIEAFLKKDMNPFFRNLKKLSHWAYEHFRPMIPESIFNIWKKGLDSNAYYLKLCGSGGGGYILGFTQDYEKAEKMLDGFQKEVIYRF; this is encoded by the coding sequence ATGACAAACCCTTTATTCTACGCAAAAATAATTTTGTTTGGTGAATACGGAATGATTGAAGATTCCCAAGGTTTGGTAGTACCTTACAGTTTTTATAAAGGAACTTTAAAATATTCTGATCTGAACTCGGCATTTGAACAAAAATCGAATGCCCATCTACTCAAATATTCCGATTATTTGGCGGATTTGAGTTTATCAGGAGACTTTAAACTTGATATTGACCGTTTTAAAAAAGACATTTCAAACGGGCTTTTCTTTGATTCTAACATCCCGCAAGGATATGGAGTGGGAAGTTCAGGAGCTTTGGTAGCAGCTATTTTTGAAAAATATTCGGTTAAAAAACTGAACCCGGAAACGATTTCTAAAGAGAATTTAAAGAATCTGAAAGCCGTTTTCGGAGAAATGGAAAGTTATTTCCATGGTAAAAGTTCAGGAATGGATCCTTTGATCTGCTATATGAACCTTCCGATTCTTATTGAAAATAAGGAAAATTTAGACAAAGTTTCAATTCCGGAAGGTCAAACCGGGAAAGGAGCTATTTTCTTAATTGATTCAGGAATTACAGGCGAAACCGGACCAATGATTCAGATTTTCTTTGAAAAAATGAAGACCGAAGGTTTCCGTAAAACGCTGAAAGAAGAGTTTATCCGTTACAATAATGCTTGTATTGAGGCTTTCCTTAAAAAAGATATGAATCCGTTCTTTAGAAACCTTAAAAAGCTGTCTCATTGGGCGTACGAACATTTTCGTCCGATGATTCCCGAAAGTATCTTTAATATCTGGAAAAAAGGCCTGGATTCGAATGCATATTATCTGAAACTTTGCGGAAGTGGCGGAGGAGGATACATTTTAGGCTTCACTCAAGACTACGAAAAAGCTGAAAAAATGCTTGACGGTTTCCAAAAAGAAGTTATTTACAGATTTTAA
- a CDS encoding proline dehydrogenase family protein, with amino-acid sequence MPIFNDTKVAFADKSDAQLKKAYWMFKMIEQPSLTKIGTSVLNFTVHNDFPFVTGIVKNTLFEQFCGGETREESMKVVKQLFKRGVGSIFDYSIEGKEDEATFDAVCKEIKDIVRFSVGNPAIPFIVFKPTAFGRIDLYEAVGKNAELTSSQKEEWERVVKRFDEVCKLCHENDKKVMVDAEETWMQDAADQLCEEMMEKYNQEKPIVWNTIQMYRTGRLEYMEEHLQRAREKGYFIGYKIVRGAYMEKERARAAEKGYADPIQPNKESSDKNYNAGIDFVMNHLDKVSAFFGTHNEISSELVMDKMKARNLENGNPHLYFGQLYGMSDNITFYLSDKGYNAAKYLPYGPVKDVVPYLTRRAQENTSVAGQTGRELGLIKKELERRKGR; translated from the coding sequence ATGCCCATTTTTAACGATACTAAAGTTGCGTTTGCAGATAAATCTGATGCACAGTTAAAGAAAGCGTATTGGATGTTCAAAATGATCGAACAGCCTTCACTGACTAAAATTGGAACTTCTGTTCTTAATTTCACCGTTCACAATGACTTCCCTTTTGTGACCGGAATTGTGAAAAACACCTTATTTGAGCAGTTTTGCGGTGGCGAAACCCGTGAAGAAAGTATGAAAGTGGTGAAACAATTGTTCAAAAGAGGAGTTGGAAGTATTTTCGACTATTCTATTGAAGGTAAAGAAGATGAAGCAACTTTTGATGCCGTTTGCAAAGAAATCAAAGATATTGTAAGATTTTCTGTAGGAAATCCTGCGATTCCGTTTATCGTTTTTAAACCGACTGCTTTCGGGAGAATCGATTTATATGAAGCGGTAGGCAAAAATGCTGAACTGACTTCCAGCCAGAAAGAAGAGTGGGAAAGAGTCGTGAAAAGATTTGATGAAGTATGCAAATTATGCCATGAAAATGATAAAAAAGTAATGGTAGATGCAGAAGAAACCTGGATGCAGGATGCGGCAGATCAGCTATGTGAAGAGATGATGGAAAAGTATAATCAGGAAAAACCTATTGTTTGGAATACGATCCAGATGTATAGAACCGGAAGATTGGAATATATGGAAGAGCATCTTCAGAGAGCCAGAGAAAAAGGGTATTTTATTGGTTATAAAATTGTTCGTGGTGCTTATATGGAAAAAGAAAGAGCCAGAGCAGCGGAAAAAGGATATGCAGATCCGATTCAGCCCAACAAAGAATCTTCAGATAAAAACTATAATGCGGGAATTGATTTTGTGATGAATCATCTGGATAAAGTGTCTGCTTTCTTCGGAACTCACAACGAGATTTCTTCTGAGCTGGTAATGGATAAAATGAAGGCTAGAAACCTTGAAAACGGGAATCCTCATCTATATTTTGGGCAGCTTTACGGGATGAGTGATAATATTACATTCTATTTGTCTGATAAAGGCTATAATGCGGCAAAATACCTTCCTTACGGGCCTGTAAAAGATGTGGTTCCATATCTTACCAGAAGAGCCCAGGAAAATACTTCTGTTGCCGGACAAACCGGAAGAGAATTAGGTCTTATCAAAAAAGAACTCGAAAGAAGAAAAGGAAGATAA